The following proteins are co-located in the Flammeovirga kamogawensis genome:
- a CDS encoding ATP-binding protein — protein MKRHIYILFLLFCIASQSLHAQDSWEKIRENKKGTVTVYYIQNKPFVYSLHTGGMAGIEYEMFAEMIHQKRKELKAIINIKWVPVSSWDNMYKKISDGGEGIFGISGITITDDRKKDIDYLPAYMPDIEIIISSANVPIFQTKENFNAAIQSLRAVTIKNSTFERNIIKLKHADLPALEYKYLDTSEDLISEIANGQDLWGFTQLSNYAYALSKGLMLHRQIFYQTENDGLAIILPKNSSWKTPLSAFFKTKEFKPYINTLIRKYLGDKVTDLIWDISNRNSEMIDTLKTQQREIGLLNIESEIRLLRLTQKELEISQQNTIRNILVVSLSLTLLLVVALFHFNNLVKRSNQQLEHQNQEIDLQSKSLKKAYKDLELLSGIGRDVTAKLTLEDIITTAYKSINKLIDTPIFGIGIFNEKANTLEFPFIYENDIEIKGQSYDLNDKMRLAVMAFDQRKEFFIQHFSNDHRNYVKEVLQPIAGQNAESIIYIPLVAKHKKPIGVFTVQSFDINAFDSYKLNLLRNLAIYIRIALQNSSTYSNLNSKSKKLQKANNHILEQKELIEEKNHDLENANNEKNHLLGIVAHDLRNPLSSSISLLSMLDTNNSALDDDEKMCISGSLNAMYRMNNMIEEILDARVTENKVEEEKEKAMKDIFSSSDVVDVIVNEFTGIAERKNITLIYNMISDGLVEVNKQHFTQIIENLISNAIKFSDQNTIISTSVEKNKDFIQIKVSDQGPGFSDDDKKNLFKKYQKLSAKPTAGEKSTGLGLSIVKKYITEMEGTIECISSKGNGSTFIVSIPNL, from the coding sequence ATGAAACGCCATATATATATATTATTCCTCTTGTTTTGTATTGCTTCTCAGAGCTTACATGCTCAAGACTCATGGGAGAAAATAAGGGAAAATAAAAAAGGAACTGTTACTGTTTATTATATTCAGAATAAACCATTTGTCTACTCTTTACATACTGGTGGAATGGCAGGTATTGAGTATGAAATGTTTGCTGAGATGATTCATCAAAAGAGGAAAGAACTAAAAGCTATTATCAATATTAAATGGGTACCTGTTTCGAGTTGGGACAATATGTACAAAAAAATTTCTGATGGCGGAGAAGGTATTTTTGGTATATCAGGAATTACAATAACAGACGACCGCAAAAAGGATATTGATTATTTACCCGCATATATGCCTGACATAGAAATTATAATTTCATCAGCAAATGTCCCAATTTTTCAAACTAAAGAAAATTTCAATGCAGCTATTCAATCATTACGAGCTGTAACAATCAAAAATTCTACTTTTGAGCGAAATATTATAAAGTTAAAACATGCGGACCTTCCTGCTTTAGAATATAAATATCTAGATACATCTGAGGATTTAATTTCTGAAATAGCAAATGGACAAGATTTATGGGGTTTTACTCAATTATCTAATTATGCATATGCCTTATCAAAAGGATTGATGCTACATAGACAAATTTTTTATCAGACTGAAAATGATGGTTTAGCAATTATTTTACCTAAAAACTCTAGCTGGAAAACTCCGTTATCTGCATTTTTTAAAACGAAAGAATTTAAGCCTTACATTAATACATTAATCCGAAAATACTTAGGAGATAAAGTAACAGATCTTATTTGGGATATTTCGAATAGAAATTCTGAAATGATTGACACCCTAAAAACCCAGCAAAGAGAAATTGGCTTACTAAATATTGAATCAGAAATTAGGCTTTTAAGGCTTACTCAAAAAGAATTAGAGATATCGCAACAAAACACAATTAGAAATATTCTTGTTGTTAGTCTATCCCTTACATTATTACTGGTAGTTGCTTTATTTCATTTTAATAACCTTGTTAAAAGGTCTAACCAACAGTTAGAACATCAAAACCAGGAAATTGATTTACAATCAAAATCTCTAAAAAAAGCATACAAAGATCTTGAACTTTTAAGTGGAATTGGAAGAGATGTTACTGCAAAACTTACTTTAGAAGATATTATTACAACAGCTTATAAAAGTATTAATAAGTTAATTGATACACCAATTTTCGGAATCGGTATTTTTAATGAAAAAGCAAACACCCTTGAATTTCCTTTTATTTACGAAAATGATATCGAGATAAAGGGGCAATCGTATGATTTAAATGATAAAATGAGGTTAGCTGTAATGGCTTTTGATCAGCGAAAAGAGTTCTTCATTCAACATTTTAGTAACGACCATAGGAACTATGTAAAAGAAGTTTTACAGCCTATTGCAGGACAAAATGCTGAATCCATTATTTATATTCCACTAGTTGCAAAACATAAAAAACCAATTGGTGTATTTACAGTTCAATCTTTTGATATAAATGCTTTTGATAGCTATAAACTCAATTTATTAAGAAACTTAGCTATCTATATTCGTATAGCATTACAAAATTCTAGTACTTATTCTAATTTAAACTCTAAATCAAAGAAATTACAAAAGGCTAACAACCATATTTTAGAACAGAAAGAACTTATTGAAGAAAAAAATCATGATCTTGAAAATGCTAACAATGAAAAGAACCATTTATTAGGTATTGTAGCCCATGATCTTAGGAATCCACTTTCTAGTTCAATATCTCTACTAAGTATGTTAGACACTAACAATTCTGCTTTAGACGATGATGAGAAAATGTGCATTAGTGGTTCTTTAAATGCAATGTATAGAATGAATAACATGATAGAAGAAATTCTTGACGCCCGTGTTACTGAAAATAAAGTGGAAGAGGAGAAAGAAAAAGCTATGAAAGATATTTTTTCTTCTTCTGATGTTGTTGACGTTATCGTAAATGAATTTACTGGAATTGCAGAGAGAAAGAATATTACATTAATTTATAATATGATTTCTGATGGTTTAGTAGAAGTAAATAAACAACATTTCACACAAATTATAGAAAACTTAATTTCGAATGCAATCAAGTTTTCTGATCAGAATACAATTATCTCTACTTCTGTGGAAAAAAATAAAGATTTTATACAAATTAAAGTCTCAGATCAAGGACCGGGTTTTAGTGATGATGACAAAAAGAATCTTTTTAAGAAATATCAAAAACTATCTGCAAAACCAACTGCTGGAGAGAAATCGACGGGTCTTGGTTTATCAATTGTAAAAAAATACATTACTGAAATGGAAGGAACAATTGAATGTATAAGTAGTAAAGGTAATGGAAGTACATTTATTGTTTCCATACCTAATCTATAA
- a CDS encoding HupE/UreJ family protein, which translates to MSSFWVYLEIGLQHITDVQGYDHILFILALMATFSYKNFKQVVWLVTAFTLGHTITLGLSTLDIITINPDLVEKLIPVTILLVCVSNFFGVSKLTTGNRPSYIKNTKTYKKYYVEAVLFGLIHGLGFSNYLKALLGSESSIWEPLLAFNLGLEVGQILIVSICLLINNFIMKFTLLNQRDWNFFLTGGAFVSAVIILVN; encoded by the coding sequence ATGTCCTCATTTTGGGTGTATTTAGAAATTGGCTTACAACATATAACAGATGTTCAAGGTTATGACCATATATTGTTCATATTGGCACTTATGGCAACTTTTAGCTATAAGAATTTTAAACAAGTTGTTTGGTTAGTCACAGCTTTTACATTAGGACATACAATTACCCTTGGTTTATCAACTTTAGATATTATAACTATAAACCCGGATCTTGTAGAAAAATTAATTCCAGTAACAATTTTATTGGTTTGTGTATCAAACTTTTTTGGTGTTAGTAAACTTACAACTGGAAACAGGCCTTCATATATCAAGAACACAAAAACATATAAAAAATATTATGTCGAAGCTGTTTTATTTGGTCTGATACACGGTTTAGGCTTCTCTAATTATCTTAAAGCATTATTAGGGTCAGAAAGTTCTATTTGGGAACCACTTTTAGCTTTTAACTTGGGTTTAGAAGTTGGTCAAATATTAATTGTAAGTATCTGTCTTTTAATAAATAACTTTATAATGAAGTTTACTTTATTGAACCAAAGAGATTGGAACTTCTTTTTAACAGGAGGAGCTTTTGTTTCAGCAGTAATTATTTTAGTGAATTAA
- a CDS encoding PAS domain-containing sensor histidine kinase translates to MYFRIVKRSEQERLGAIYAHQVIDLVYQIVVVLDKEFTVLDVHYPNHLKENQKLIQVGDTIEISKHHPLPSEFRTLFKKGVFRNKSHFDYFLNGYFFELKVVQNFQGNIICLLNDSTKAKKEEEKLSKLNVDLENLLTINNSELALKREKFKTIFDKSSDAYFLLDEGLKISIYNEKVEQLFGRCDTVLFYKWIEKNSPSNQPKGGDSLSLFKSMKETCDLQEELRFEWLFKSKSNEDFPSEVSLTRLSISDHILYFMIIRNMVGQKKIESELRKNLEREKELNEMRSKFISMASHEFKTPLATILTNLDLMELTLNKENLLEVDRMNRFMDRMRSESTRLTILMDEVLQLGKIEAGKTPFKPIKVNTLLFISDYVSEFKRRSSTERQIDITFDLKEKEVWLDVNLMEHVLDNLLTNAIKYSEKEVGIFVSTSGEGLLIEVVDKGIGIPLSEFSQLFDSFFRGSNTNHIQGTGLGLVIAKEFVELHNGIIVCETEENKGTTFKVVIPF, encoded by the coding sequence TTGTATTTTAGGATTGTAAAAAGATCTGAGCAAGAACGATTAGGGGCGATATACGCACATCAAGTAATAGATTTGGTATATCAGATTGTTGTTGTTCTCGATAAAGAATTTACTGTTTTAGATGTTCATTACCCAAATCATTTAAAAGAAAATCAAAAGCTGATTCAAGTAGGAGATACAATAGAAATCAGTAAGCATCATCCGTTACCATCAGAGTTTAGAACTCTTTTTAAAAAGGGAGTTTTTAGAAATAAAAGTCATTTTGATTATTTTCTAAATGGATACTTCTTCGAACTAAAAGTTGTTCAAAATTTTCAAGGGAACATTATTTGTCTTTTAAATGATTCTACAAAAGCAAAAAAAGAAGAAGAAAAACTATCTAAGTTAAATGTTGATTTAGAAAACTTGCTAACTATTAACAATAGCGAACTAGCGCTTAAAAGAGAAAAATTTAAAACAATCTTTGATAAATCATCTGACGCCTATTTTTTATTAGATGAAGGACTGAAGATTTCAATTTATAACGAAAAAGTAGAACAGCTTTTTGGGCGTTGTGATACCGTATTATTCTATAAGTGGATTGAGAAAAATTCGCCTTCCAATCAACCCAAAGGTGGCGATTCTTTATCTCTTTTTAAGAGCATGAAAGAAACATGTGACTTACAAGAGGAATTACGTTTTGAATGGTTATTTAAAAGTAAATCAAATGAAGATTTTCCATCTGAAGTTAGTTTAACACGCCTATCAATTTCAGATCATATTTTATATTTTATGATCATAAGAAATATGGTAGGACAAAAGAAAATAGAATCAGAATTAAGAAAAAACCTAGAACGGGAGAAAGAGTTGAATGAAATGCGGTCAAAATTTATTTCGATGGCTTCTCACGAATTTAAAACACCTCTTGCTACAATTCTTACTAATCTTGATTTGATGGAACTAACCTTGAATAAAGAGAATCTTCTAGAAGTAGACAGAATGAATAGGTTTATGGATAGAATGCGTTCTGAATCTACTCGTTTAACAATTTTAATGGATGAAGTACTTCAGTTAGGTAAGATTGAAGCAGGAAAAACCCCTTTTAAACCTATAAAAGTAAATACTTTACTTTTCATTAGTGATTATGTAAGTGAATTTAAAAGAAGATCATCTACAGAAAGACAAATAGATATAACTTTTGATTTAAAAGAGAAAGAAGTTTGGTTAGATGTAAACTTAATGGAGCATGTTTTAGATAACTTATTAACTAACGCAATTAAATACTCAGAAAAAGAGGTTGGAATTTTCGTTTCTACTTCAGGTGAAGGCTTATTAATAGAGGTTGTTGACAAAGGAATTGGTATTCCGCTTTCAGAATTTTCTCAGCTTTTTGATTCGTTTTTTAGAGGAAGTAACACCAATCATATTCAAGGAACAGGTCTTGGTTTAGTAATCGCCAAAGAATTTGTAGAACTTCATAATGGAATAATTGTTTGTGAAACAGAAGAGAATAAAGGAACTACTTTTAAAGTTGTAATACCATTTTAA
- a CDS encoding MATE family efflux transporter has translation MTKSKTPDLGLDSIKDLLVKLSVPAAVGMMVIVIYQMVDTFFIGRWVGTLGIAGISVVAPLVMLVQSIGMAIGMGGASLIARALGGGNPRHACKVLGTQSTITLILSLLAVVLGVLFEEKLLLFFGANGEIYSYAQEYYHIVIFGMPFLTMSIMSNNGIRSEGKAKTAMMSMIIPGVINIILDPIFIVGFDMGMQGAAWATLISYILGFLYILHYYLFRKTVLKLRWQDFILDSRIVKETLALGSASFVRQGASSGIAIILNHILFDNGGELSVAVYGVISRLFMLATFPMIGLGQGFLTICSFNYGACNYRRVKEVIYKSILYGSVINTIIVILVFIFNKELTGLFTKDVELITESVPAIFGVMTSLPFISIGIISSMYAQAVGKAKDALLLTLNRQVIFRIPFVFLFSHIWGIYGTWGSFFVADIFSLIVAAIYMKKKINRINNYLTQ, from the coding sequence ATGACAAAATCCAAAACTCCAGACTTAGGTCTAGATAGTATTAAAGATTTACTTGTAAAATTATCAGTACCTGCTGCTGTTGGTATGATGGTAATAGTTATTTACCAAATGGTAGATACCTTTTTTATAGGTAGATGGGTTGGTACATTAGGTATAGCAGGTATTTCTGTTGTAGCACCTTTAGTAATGCTAGTGCAATCTATTGGAATGGCAATAGGCATGGGAGGAGCATCTTTAATTGCGAGAGCACTTGGTGGTGGGAACCCTAGGCATGCTTGTAAAGTTTTAGGAACGCAGAGTACAATTACATTAATTTTAAGTTTATTAGCAGTAGTATTGGGTGTTCTTTTTGAAGAAAAATTATTACTTTTTTTTGGAGCAAATGGAGAAATTTATAGCTATGCCCAAGAGTATTATCATATAGTTATTTTTGGAATGCCTTTTTTAACGATGTCTATTATGAGTAATAATGGCATCCGATCTGAAGGAAAGGCGAAAACAGCAATGATGTCAATGATAATTCCAGGTGTTATTAATATCATTTTAGACCCAATCTTTATTGTTGGGTTCGATATGGGAATGCAGGGAGCGGCGTGGGCAACACTTATTTCTTATATATTAGGCTTTTTATATATACTACATTACTACCTATTTAGAAAAACAGTTTTAAAATTACGATGGCAAGATTTTATTCTTGATAGTAGAATAGTTAAAGAAACATTGGCTTTAGGTTCTGCTTCATTTGTTCGTCAAGGAGCTTCTAGTGGGATTGCCATAATATTAAACCATATTTTATTTGATAATGGAGGAGAATTAAGTGTAGCTGTTTATGGAGTGATAAGTCGCTTATTTATGCTTGCAACATTTCCTATGATTGGTTTAGGGCAGGGTTTTCTAACTATTTGTAGCTTTAACTACGGAGCATGTAATTATAGAAGAGTAAAAGAAGTAATCTATAAATCTATTTTGTATGGTTCGGTTATCAATACGATAATAGTAATATTAGTTTTTATTTTTAATAAAGAACTTACAGGACTATTTACAAAAGATGTAGAGCTAATAACAGAAAGTGTACCTGCAATATTTGGTGTCATGACAAGTTTACCATTTATATCAATTGGTATTATTTCTAGTATGTATGCACAAGCTGTAGGTAAGGCAAAAGATGCTTTATTATTAACTTTAAATAGACAAGTTATCTTTAGAATTCCATTTGTATTTCTTTTTTCACATATTTGGGGGATTTATGGAACATGGGGTTCTTTTTTTGTAGCAGATATATTCTCACTTATTGTTGCAGCGATCTACATGAAAAAGAAAATAAATCGAATAAATAATTATCTAACACAATAA
- a CDS encoding cation diffusion facilitator family transporter, with protein MAHQHHHHGHSHGQHNHSTDNIGWAFFLNLFFTIIEFIGGAFTNSVAIMADAVHDLGDTVAIGVGYFFEKYSNKKENNFYTYGYRRYSTLAAMINIVVLTTGSILMIVKTIPRLITPEAVDAQGMVYMGILGVIVNGAAVFKLMSNKNSANQRVMMLHMLEDTLGWIAVLIGAGVMVFWDLPIIDPILSLCIATFILYNAIKNLIAIMPIFLQAAPTGVDQEKIINELIKIPDVVDTHDLHIWSLDGEFNIMSLHLVVAQKVTIERAAEIKKKVREIIDKDDVKHITIEIEREDEDCHEDCNH; from the coding sequence ATGGCACATCAACATCATCATCACGGACATTCTCACGGTCAACATAACCATTCAACTGATAATATTGGATGGGCTTTCTTTTTAAATTTATTTTTTACCATTATTGAATTTATAGGCGGAGCATTTACAAATTCTGTTGCAATAATGGCTGATGCAGTTCACGACCTCGGCGACACCGTAGCAATTGGAGTTGGCTATTTTTTTGAAAAATATTCCAATAAGAAAGAGAATAATTTTTACACCTATGGTTATAGACGTTATTCTACTTTAGCTGCAATGATCAACATAGTTGTTTTAACAACAGGATCCATTTTAATGATAGTAAAAACTATTCCTAGGCTAATTACACCAGAAGCAGTAGACGCTCAAGGAATGGTCTATATGGGCATATTAGGAGTAATTGTAAATGGAGCTGCTGTATTTAAACTCATGAGCAATAAAAATTCGGCAAATCAAAGAGTAATGATGCTCCATATGTTAGAAGACACTTTAGGATGGATTGCTGTATTAATTGGAGCTGGAGTTATGGTGTTTTGGGACCTACCTATTATTGATCCAATATTATCGTTATGTATTGCCACCTTTATTCTATATAATGCCATTAAAAATTTAATCGCAATTATGCCAATTTTTCTTCAGGCTGCTCCTACTGGAGTCGATCAAGAAAAAATCATTAATGAATTAATAAAAATTCCCGACGTAGTAGATACTCATGACCTCCACATTTGGTCATTAGATGGAGAATTTAATATAATGAGTTTACATTTAGTAGTGGCTCAAAAAGTTACAATCGAAAGAGCTGCTGAAATAAAAAAGAAAGTAAGAGAAATAATAGATAAAGACGATGTAAAACATATTACAATTGAAATTGAAAGAGAAGATGAAGATTGTCATGAGGATTGCAATCACTAA
- a CDS encoding formate/nitrite transporter family protein: MGYSSPKDILGNIRNGALQKGNMSVQQLLVFGFLGGAYVAFGFLLAIVVGGGMPGIGAENPGIPKFMMGAVFPVGLILCIIAGAELFTSSTAMMTVSVFSKDQSIKKLGKVWTFGYLGNFVGSLFVAYFITTLTGVVDGEVFHNSLISVAEHKVGNPFYKTFFKAVGANWLVCLAAWQAYAAKDVMGKVIGIWFPVMTFVTFGFEHCIANMYVIPAAIFNGAAITWSDFIFTNLIPATIGNIVGGAFFVGTIYWWMFVKPEQEKEKKQLDKELESININS; encoded by the coding sequence ATGGGTTATTCATCACCAAAAGATATTTTAGGTAACATCAGAAATGGTGCTTTACAAAAAGGAAATATGTCTGTCCAACAATTATTGGTTTTCGGATTCTTAGGAGGAGCTTATGTAGCTTTTGGCTTTTTATTAGCCATTGTAGTTGGAGGTGGAATGCCTGGGATAGGAGCAGAAAATCCTGGAATACCAAAATTTATGATGGGTGCAGTATTTCCTGTAGGACTTATCTTATGTATAATAGCGGGAGCTGAACTTTTTACATCGAGTACTGCAATGATGACAGTATCAGTCTTTTCAAAAGACCAGTCGATTAAAAAGCTTGGTAAAGTTTGGACATTTGGGTACTTGGGTAATTTTGTAGGCTCATTATTCGTTGCATATTTTATTACAACATTAACAGGAGTAGTTGATGGAGAAGTTTTCCATAACTCTTTAATTAGTGTTGCAGAACATAAAGTAGGTAACCCATTCTACAAAACATTCTTTAAAGCTGTAGGTGCAAACTGGCTTGTTTGTTTAGCAGCTTGGCAAGCTTACGCCGCTAAAGATGTTATGGGAAAAGTGATAGGAATTTGGTTTCCTGTAATGACCTTTGTGACTTTTGGATTTGAACACTGTATTGCAAATATGTATGTAATTCCTGCAGCAATTTTTAATGGAGCTGCAATTACTTGGTCAGATTTTATCTTCACAAACTTGATTCCAGCAACAATAGGAAATATTGTAGGGGGGGCATTCTTTGTAGGTACAATATACTGGTGGATGTTTGTGAAACCAGAGCAAGAAAAAGAAAAAAAACAGTTAGATAAAGAGCTTGAGTCTATTAACATTAATAGCTAA
- the pflB gene encoding formate C-acetyltransferase: protein MKTMENAVLDSQLKGTKWQNEIDVYDFVVNNVTPYYGDKTFLEGATEATKKLWDICLAGMKEERENDGCRDIDTDTISTVTSHKAGYINKELESIVGLQTDELLKRAMKPFGGYRVVKNAVEEKGKTVNPKVGYVFQYAKDHNNQVFSAYDKEIRTYRSLGVLTGLPDNYARGRVIGDYRRLALYGTDKLIAAKQADFNAIEDGLITGSGADIAEQIQLREEITSQIQSLKDIAEMAAMYDVDVTKPSVTAKEAVQAVYFAYLAAVKEQDGAAMSLGNVSSFLDIYIERDLEAGTITEVEAQEYIDHFVMKLRMVRHLRPGAYDEIFGGDPTWVTEAIGGQFHDGRTKVTKSSFRFLQTLYNLGASPEPNLTVLWSKDLPQGFKDFCSQVSIDTSSIQYENDDLMRPNRGSDDYGIACCVSYQHIGKRIQFFGARTNLPKALLMAINAGHDENKNVLTVEGVEAMANDEYLDYDKVMTQFKKTMKEVARVYVKTMNIIHYMHDKHYYEKAQFAFLDTNPGIDMAYGAAGISIIADSLSAIKNAKVKPIRDENGLAVDFQIEGDFPKYGNDIDEVDNIAKEITHIFFSELAKHKTYRNAVPTMSLLTITSNVMYGKKTGATPDGRKAGEPFAPGANPMHGRDTNGAVASLNSVAKLDYSDAQDGISNTFSIVPKSLGSDRETQIKNLVTMMDGYFAEEGGMAHHLNVNVLNRDTLMDAYNHPENYPQLTIRVSGYAVNFIRLSRAHQLEVIQRTFHESM from the coding sequence ATGAAGACAATGGAAAACGCTGTATTAGACTCTCAGTTAAAAGGAACGAAATGGCAAAACGAAATTGATGTTTACGATTTTGTTGTTAATAATGTTACTCCTTATTACGGTGATAAAACTTTCTTAGAAGGTGCTACAGAAGCAACTAAAAAACTTTGGGATATCTGTTTAGCAGGTATGAAAGAAGAACGTGAAAACGATGGTTGCCGTGACATCGATACCGATACAATTTCTACAGTAACTAGCCATAAAGCTGGTTATATTAATAAAGAATTAGAATCAATTGTTGGTTTACAAACTGACGAACTTCTTAAGCGTGCTATGAAACCTTTTGGTGGTTATAGAGTAGTTAAAAATGCTGTAGAAGAAAAAGGTAAAACAGTTAACCCTAAAGTTGGTTATGTTTTCCAATATGCTAAAGATCACAACAACCAAGTGTTCTCTGCATACGATAAAGAAATTAGAACTTACCGTTCATTAGGTGTTTTAACTGGTCTTCCTGATAATTATGCGCGTGGTCGTGTAATTGGTGATTACCGTCGTTTAGCACTTTATGGAACAGATAAATTAATAGCTGCAAAACAAGCAGATTTTAATGCAATTGAGGATGGTTTAATTACTGGTTCAGGAGCTGATATTGCGGAGCAAATTCAACTTCGTGAAGAAATTACATCTCAAATTCAATCATTGAAAGACATCGCTGAGATGGCTGCAATGTATGATGTAGATGTTACAAAACCTTCAGTAACTGCTAAAGAAGCTGTTCAAGCTGTTTATTTTGCTTATTTAGCAGCCGTTAAAGAGCAAGATGGTGCTGCAATGTCATTAGGTAACGTTTCATCTTTCTTAGATATTTATATCGAAAGAGATTTAGAAGCTGGTACTATTACAGAAGTTGAAGCTCAAGAGTATATTGACCACTTCGTAATGAAATTACGTATGGTACGTCACTTACGTCCTGGTGCTTATGATGAAATCTTTGGTGGTGACCCAACTTGGGTAACAGAAGCAATTGGTGGTCAATTCCACGATGGTCGTACTAAAGTAACTAAATCATCATTCAGATTCTTACAGACACTTTACAATTTAGGAGCATCTCCAGAGCCAAACTTAACAGTACTTTGGTCTAAAGATCTTCCTCAAGGGTTTAAAGATTTCTGTTCTCAAGTATCAATTGATACATCTTCTATCCAATACGAAAATGACGATTTAATGCGTCCTAATCGTGGATCAGATGATTATGGTATTGCTTGTTGTGTATCTTACCAACATATTGGTAAGCGTATTCAATTCTTCGGTGCTCGTACAAACTTACCGAAAGCATTATTAATGGCAATCAACGCAGGACATGATGAGAACAAAAATGTTCTTACTGTTGAAGGTGTTGAAGCAATGGCTAACGATGAGTACTTGGATTACGACAAAGTAATGACGCAATTCAAGAAAACAATGAAAGAAGTTGCTCGTGTTTATGTGAAAACGATGAATATCATTCACTATATGCATGATAAGCATTATTACGAAAAAGCTCAATTCGCATTCTTGGATACTAATCCTGGTATCGATATGGCTTATGGTGCTGCTGGTATTTCTATCATTGCCGATTCATTATCAGCAATTAAAAATGCAAAAGTAAAACCTATCCGTGATGAAAATGGTTTAGCTGTTGATTTCCAAATTGAGGGTGATTTCCCTAAATATGGTAACGATATTGATGAAGTAGATAACATTGCAAAAGAAATTACGCATATCTTCTTCTCAGAATTAGCGAAACACAAAACATACCGTAACGCAGTACCTACAATGTCATTATTAACAATTACTTCAAACGTAATGTATGGTAAGAAAACAGGTGCTACACCTGACGGTCGTAAAGCTGGTGAGCCATTTGCTCCTGGTGCTAACCCAATGCACGGTCGTGATACAAACGGTGCTGTTGCTTCGTTAAACTCTGTTGCAAAACTAGATTATAGCGATGCTCAAGATGGTATCTCAAATACTTTCTCTATCGTTCCTAAATCTTTAGGTTCTGATCGTGAAACTCAAATTAAGAACTTAGTAACAATGATGGATGGCTACTTTGCTGAAGAAGGCGGAATGGCACATCACTTGAACGTTAACGTTCTAAATAGAGATACTTTAATGGATGCTTACAATCACCCTGAGAATTATCCTCAGTTAACAATCAGAGTTTCTGGTTACGCTGTAAACTTTATTAGATTGTCTAGAGCACATCAATTAGAAGTAATTCAAAGAACATTCCACGAGTCTATGTAA
- a CDS encoding TDT family transporter has translation MNTRNLPIGLGGVALGTLTLGIAWNNMDYYLIYYLTIAISIAFFGVLIVRNIFHFDLIINELKHPILGSFVPTFSMVMMVLSGILVKQFSSFGKILWLSAIIIHLLILVIFSFYQLKEFKISSLVPSWFIPPIGIVVACVNSTNMEYPNLVSLIWWVATPLYFLILLLLFYRLSFYKFEALETFGIMAAPASLCFAGYLTIESHPNDFICHVLLTLAIFMTLLLYISFFKLLKYQFNPSFAAYTFPLAIGVVALQKYSYYLIESGEFVMGEVIRSISNIELIIASVLILYVIYKYFFYCIDELFKPQTLVNLNNK, from the coding sequence ATGAATACACGAAATCTACCAATTGGGTTAGGTGGCGTTGCCTTGGGTACACTAACATTAGGTATAGCATGGAACAATATGGATTATTACTTAATCTATTATTTAACAATAGCTATTTCTATAGCGTTTTTTGGAGTGCTAATTGTTCGAAATATTTTTCACTTTGATTTGATCATTAATGAGTTAAAACATCCTATATTAGGCAGTTTTGTACCTACATTTTCAATGGTAATGATGGTTTTATCGGGTATTTTAGTAAAACAGTTTTCATCATTTGGAAAAATATTATGGCTTTCTGCTATTATTATCCACCTTTTGATTTTAGTAATATTCTCATTTTACCAATTAAAAGAATTTAAAATTTCTTCCCTAGTGCCTAGTTGGTTTATACCGCCCATTGGAATTGTCGTCGCCTGTGTGAATTCTACTAATATGGAATACCCTAACTTAGTTTCTTTAATCTGGTGGGTAGCAACACCTCTATATTTTCTAATTCTTTTATTACTGTTTTATCGATTGTCTTTTTATAAATTCGAAGCATTAGAAACGTTTGGTATTATGGCTGCTCCTGCTAGTTTATGTTTTGCAGGCTATTTAACAATAGAATCTCACCCTAATGATTTCATTTGTCATGTTTTACTAACTCTTGCCATATTTATGACGCTATTGCTATATATCTCTTTTTTTAAATTATTAAAGTACCAGTTTAACCCAAGTTTTGCGGCATATACTTTTCCTTTAGCAATTGGGGTAGTAGCCCTCCAAAAATATAGTTACTATTTAATTGAAAGTGGAGAGTTTGTTATGGGAGAAGTAATTAGAAGTATATCAAATATTGAATTAATAATTGCATCGGTATTAATTTTATACGTGATATATAAGTATTTTTTTTATTGTATAGATGAACTATTCAAACCACAAACATTAGTGAATTTAAATAATAAATAG